A single window of Halobacterium jilantaiense DNA harbors:
- the samp2 gene encoding ubiquitin-like small modifier protein SAMP2 yields MRVTVEVVGGETREFDVTDETYADLLADLDLSPHEVSVMVDGTPVPEDQPVDADHVRVLRLIQGG; encoded by the coding sequence ATGCGCGTGACCGTGGAGGTGGTCGGCGGGGAGACCCGGGAGTTCGACGTGACCGACGAGACGTACGCCGACCTCCTCGCGGACCTCGACCTGAGTCCCCACGAGGTGTCCGTGATGGTCGACGGGACGCCGGTCCCGGAGGACCAGCCGGTCGACGCCGACCACGTCCGGGTGCTGCGACTCATTCAGGGCGGGTAG
- a CDS encoding GNAT family N-acetyltransferase, whose product MRVLDGANLAVDASVVEDRIDAGTVLVADDANRIVGALLGVPRDGTGMHVEAIAVRRRRRGQGIGSRLVGAAVARWRPVTADFDPGVKPFYDALGFDCERRGERYRGTLG is encoded by the coding sequence ATGCGGGTGCTCGACGGTGCCAACCTCGCAGTCGACGCGAGCGTCGTCGAGGACCGCATCGACGCCGGCACCGTGCTCGTCGCCGACGACGCCAACCGCATCGTCGGCGCGCTCCTCGGCGTCCCACGGGACGGGACGGGGATGCACGTGGAAGCCATCGCGGTCCGGCGTCGCCGCCGCGGGCAGGGCATCGGCTCGCGGCTCGTCGGTGCCGCGGTGGCCCGCTGGCGTCCCGTCACGGCCGACTTCGACCCCGGCGTGAAACCGTTCTACGACGCGCTGGGCTTCGACTGCGAGCGCCGCGGCGAACGCTACCGGGGCACG